CACCTGATAGCCGGGCGACAACGGAATCTTCTGAAGCGGCGACACGCCGCCGGACGACACGTCGATCCAGTCGCAGCCGCGCCGCTTCAATTCGCGCGCGAACGCGATCGTATCGTCAAGCTCCCAGCCGCCCGTCACCCAGTCGGTCGCCGACACGCGCACGCCGACCGGACGATCGTCCGGAAACGCCGCACGCACCGCGTCGAACACCTCGAGCGGAAAGCGCATCCGGTTTTCGAGCGAGCCGCCGTACGCATCGGTGCGATGGTTCGCGAGCGGCGACAGGAACTGATGCAGAAGATAACCGTGCGCCGCATGGACTTCGATCGCGTCGATGCCAAGACGCGCCGCGCGCTTCGCGGATTCGACGAACGCGCAACGAACTCGCTCGAGCCCCGCTGAGTCGAGCGCGAGCGGTGAAGGCTCGTGCTCCCGGTGCGGGACGGCGGAAGGCGCATGCGGCTGCCAGCCGCCCTGGTCGGCGGGAATCAGTTGCCCGCCGTTCCATGGCACGTCGCTCGACGCCTTGCGGCCCGCGTGCGACAGCTGCATCGCGACGCGAATCGGCGAATGCTTGCGGATCGCCGCGAGCACGGGTTCGAGCGCGGCTTCGGTCGCGTCGTTCCACAAGCCGAGATCCGCGGGTGAAATGCGGCCGTCAGGCTCGACAGCCGTCGCTTCGATGCAAAGCAGCCCCGCCCCGGACAACGCGAGGTGGCCTAGATGAATCATGTGCCATGCGCGCGCCTCGCCGTTTTCGGCCGAATACTGGCACATCGGCGAAATCACGATGCGATTGGGAAGGGTCACGCCGCGCAGCGTGAACGGAGAAAACAACGCACTCATGGCAGCCGCTCTCACGAAGGAAGTCGAGCGGCCGAGGTTAGCACGCAGCGCAAAAGCGTGCCGCCGGCGCGACGGCGCGAGGCGGGGAAGTGGATTTCAGCGGAAACGGCCAGACGCGGCGATCGACAGCGAAGCCGATGCCGTTTCGGACGAGCGCGGCAAACGCCGCTCGATCTACGCAGCCCGGTTGTGCCATCGCGCTACAGCCCGACGGAATCCAGCCACTCGCCGAACATGCTGCGCGCCGCGCATTCGAGCGTCGGGCCGAGTCGCGCGGTTTGTTCGCGCAGTTGTTTCGCGTCCGTGCCGGGCGTCGCCGCGATCTCGCCCGCATGGCCGATGAGCCAAGGCTCGAAGCGGTCCGCGCGGATCTCCGGATGGCACTGAAGCGCGAGCACATGCGTGCCCCACGAGAAAGCCTGATTGCGGCACGTCGGCGTTGACGCGAGAAGAATCGCGCCGGCCGGCAGATCGAACGTGTCCCCGTGCCAATGCAACATCGACGTGCTTGCGCCGTCGACATGGCGCAGCGGCGACGCACGGCCGGCGTCCGTCAGCGTGAGCGGAATCCAGCCGAGCTCCTTCTGCGCGGCCGGATATACGCGCGCGCCGAGCGCACGCGCGACCAGCTGCGATCCCAGGCAGACGCCGAGCGTCGGCAAGCCGGCTTCGATCCGCTTGCCGACGAGCGCCGCGAGCGACGCCGTCGTCGGATACAGCTCGTCGTCGTAAGCGCTGATCGGCCCGCCGAGCACGACGAGCAGCGACGGTTCGAGCGCGTCGAGCACTTCGACGCGCGCCCCGCCGACATCGACATACCGTACGCGCCGGCCGCGCTCGCCGAGCACCTGCTCGAAACTCCCGAGGTCCTCGAAATGCACGTGGCGAATCGCAACGACTTCAGCATTCATCAGCGCCTCCGGCACGGACGAGCGTTCGCTCGGCACGCATCACGCCTGCGCGAAGAGCTTCCAGGTCTTCTTCTGCGTCAGGGCGTCCGCTTCCTCGTGCACCGCGCAATCGAGACGCAGATCGCTGTCCGCCATCGACAGATCGAGCAGCGAGCAGCGGTACGTCGGCTTGCGAGCCGCCTTGCCCGGCTGGAAATGCTTGCACGTCACGCACATCCGGTGCGGCGGAATGTCGCCGTTGACCTGCAGTTCGCGCAGCGTCTTCAGCAGCGCGCGATACAGCACGCCCTGCTCGTCGCCGCCAAGCGTGCCGACCGCCTTCGACAGGAAATCCGGCCACTGCAGCGCCTTCTTCGCCGCCGTGCGGCCGCGCGCGCTCAAACGAACCGCGAGCGCGCGACCGTCGTCGAGCGCCCGACGCTTCTCGACAAGCCCCTTGTGCTCGAGCGTGCTCACCGCATCGCTCGTCGTCGCGGCGGTCAACTGCGTTTCGCGCGCAATCTCGCCCAGACGCATCGGCCCCTTGCGCTGGAGCAGCAGCACGAGGATTTCACCCTGCGTCGGCGTCAACCCCGCGCCTTCCGCCCAATCCCATGCCTGGCTCCGCATAGCCGTGCTCAACCGCAACAGGCTGTGGGTCACTCGCCCCGCAGCCTGGTTCCCGTAAACACCTTCGCTCATAGTCTTTTCGCTGTTGCCGGCCGTCTTTCGAAGGCGGCCGTTTGTGGGGAGATCAGGTCTCGATCTCTGTCTCAAAAGGGCGCACCCGGACGAGCGCGTCCGACATGTTCGCCGCGAGGCACACGCCG
Above is a window of Burkholderia thailandensis E264 DNA encoding:
- a CDS encoding glutamine amidotransferase, whose protein sequence is MNAEVVAIRHVHFEDLGSFEQVLGERGRRVRYVDVGGARVEVLDALEPSLLVVLGGPISAYDDELYPTTASLAALVGKRIEAGLPTLGVCLGSQLVARALGARVYPAAQKELGWIPLTLTDAGRASPLRHVDGASTSMLHWHGDTFDLPAGAILLASTPTCRNQAFSWGTHVLALQCHPEIRADRFEPWLIGHAGEIAATPGTDAKQLREQTARLGPTLECAARSMFGEWLDSVGL
- a CDS encoding NADH:flavin oxidoreductase/NADH oxidase; amino-acid sequence: MSALFSPFTLRGVTLPNRIVISPMCQYSAENGEARAWHMIHLGHLALSGAGLLCIEATAVEPDGRISPADLGLWNDATEAALEPVLAAIRKHSPIRVAMQLSHAGRKASSDVPWNGGQLIPADQGGWQPHAPSAVPHREHEPSPLALDSAGLERVRCAFVESAKRAARLGIDAIEVHAAHGYLLHQFLSPLANHRTDAYGGSLENRMRFPLEVFDAVRAAFPDDRPVGVRVSATDWVTGGWELDDTIAFARELKRRGCDWIDVSSGGVSPLQKIPLSPGYQVPFAQAIKRAVDLPTIAVGLISDPEHANRVIEAGDADFVAMARAMLYDPRWPWHAAAQLGATVSAPPQYWRSQPREYKALFGDVSFGQR
- a CDS encoding MarR family winged helix-turn-helix transcriptional regulator codes for the protein MSEGVYGNQAAGRVTHSLLRLSTAMRSQAWDWAEGAGLTPTQGEILVLLLQRKGPMRLGEIARETQLTAATTSDAVSTLEHKGLVEKRRALDDGRALAVRLSARGRTAAKKALQWPDFLSKAVGTLGGDEQGVLYRALLKTLRELQVNGDIPPHRMCVTCKHFQPGKAARKPTYRCSLLDLSMADSDLRLDCAVHEEADALTQKKTWKLFAQA